One window from the genome of Tolypothrix sp. NIES-4075 encodes:
- a CDS encoding GNAT family N-acetyltransferase — translation MDIRCESSADYAAIAEVNILAFGQENEARLVEEIRCSQGYIPQLSLVAVVDNVIVGHILFSYIDLIAEESLQVLGLAPLAVIPQFQRLGIGSALVEAGLEKANALNEALVIVLGHPHFYTRFGFQPSVNYKITSPFPVPEDVFMVKPLQNYQEKYQGKVVYPPAFSDV, via the coding sequence ATGGATATTCGTTGTGAAAGTTCAGCAGATTATGCTGCAATAGCTGAGGTTAATATATTAGCTTTTGGGCAAGAGAATGAGGCAAGGCTAGTTGAGGAAATTCGTTGTTCTCAAGGTTATATTCCTCAACTTTCTTTGGTGGCAGTGGTTGATAATGTTATAGTTGGTCATATTCTTTTTAGTTATATTGATTTAATTGCTGAGGAAAGTTTACAGGTACTTGGTTTAGCACCTCTAGCGGTTATTCCACAGTTTCAAAGACTAGGTATTGGTAGCGCACTTGTAGAAGCTGGGTTGGAAAAAGCAAATGCTCTTAATGAAGCTTTAGTTATTGTATTGGGTCATCCGCACTTTTATACGCGCTTTGGTTTTCAGCCTTCAGTTAATTATAAAATTACCTCTCCTTTTCCGGTTCCAGAGGATGTATTTATGGTGAAACCACTGCAAAATTATCAGGAAAAGTATCAGGGTAAAGTTGTTTATCCTCCAGCTTTTTCAGATGTTTAA